One genomic segment of Gottschalkia acidurici 9a includes these proteins:
- a CDS encoding sensor histidine kinase has product MILRKDPLVKQLFIRLFVSSVILSTISVLIIFSTINMGYISNETIFSVIFTFVVMTIINIILFISIIKSFIKKLEKFSLLIDHIMDGEISNHSEFEEEGILSRLGSQFSQMTRRLNISLRTLKNEKENIKSLVTDISHQVKTPVASIKLFNTILLEENVNEEEKHEFLEKIKEDVNKLEWLVNSLIKMSRLEVGMIKLKKEKCSIEQTLVESINGVYLKVLEKEIDINLDIKADIEINHDVKWTKEAIINVLENAIKYTDKGGQVEISVEKLETYIKIDIKDEGIGIPDSEIGKIFNRFYRGESKVVRESEGSGIGLYLTRKILEEQGGSIIVSSYEGKGSKFTILMTI; this is encoded by the coding sequence ATGATTTTAAGGAAAGATCCACTAGTAAAGCAATTATTCATAAGATTATTTGTAAGCTCAGTAATACTATCTACCATATCTGTATTAATCATATTTTCTACAATAAACATGGGTTATATAAGTAATGAAACCATATTTTCAGTAATCTTTACATTTGTAGTAATGACTATTATAAATATAATTTTATTTATATCAATAATAAAAAGTTTTATAAAAAAATTAGAAAAGTTTTCACTATTAATAGATCACATAATGGATGGGGAAATATCGAATCATTCAGAATTTGAGGAGGAAGGAATACTATCAAGGCTGGGTAGTCAGTTTTCACAAATGACAAGAAGACTTAATATCAGTCTAAGGACTCTAAAGAATGAGAAAGAGAATATAAAAAGTTTAGTAACGGATATATCTCATCAGGTAAAAACACCAGTAGCATCTATAAAGTTGTTTAATACTATCTTACTAGAGGAGAACGTAAATGAAGAGGAAAAACATGAGTTTCTAGAAAAAATAAAAGAGGATGTGAATAAACTTGAATGGTTAGTAAATTCACTTATAAAAATGTCAAGACTAGAAGTTGGTATGATTAAATTGAAAAAAGAAAAATGCAGTATAGAGCAGACATTGGTAGAGTCAATTAATGGAGTATATCTTAAAGTGCTAGAAAAGGAAATAGATATAAACCTAGATATAAAAGCAGATATAGAGATTAATCATGATGTAAAATGGACTAAAGAAGCAATAATAAATGTTCTAGAAAATGCTATAAAATACACTGATAAAGGTGGACAAGTTGAGATAAGTGTTGAGAAGTTAGAAACTTATATAAAGATAGATATAAAGGATGAGGGTATAGGCATACCAGATAGTGAAATAGGAAAAATATTCAACAGATTTTATAGAGGTGAATCAAAGGTAGTAAGGGAATCTGAAGGTTCAGGAATAGGACTATACTTAACAAGAAAGATATTAGAAGAACAAGGAGGAAGTATAATCGTTTCATCGTACGAAGGTAAAGGTTCTAAATTTACAATATTAATGACTATATAG
- a CDS encoding L,D-transpeptidase — MNILKARSTVAFVGLLAFLATGSSSLYALKEHVNDGQASSIKLSKSSSYSSLGGFKVHSMKNGFYFDIGKKRVNVSNKSNSVFIREGVDIKEYYFSEKFMLSDNRVILSKSQYNLLLNNIENSYARKVRLGEAIDRVMYNDYVTIYSDEDLTKPLDNVDVGDDIRVINTVLDGKFKVLTPDGEEGFIDTRFVRILDESLPPHVDNIDINSDYIITVSQDSQNMKVYLKDKNNKYKLLKQSDISTGLENEHTPNGIFTIKQNRGPWFFSERYKSGAKYFVEFRGNYLFHSLPYTDEKTIDQLESDKIGSKSSTGCIRLPINFAKWVYENIPADTLVIIDNVDIDLDDIANNKNI; from the coding sequence ATGAATATTTTAAAAGCAAGATCAACGGTAGCATTCGTAGGACTTCTAGCTTTTTTAGCTACTGGTAGCTCTTCTCTATATGCTCTAAAAGAGCATGTCAATGATGGACAAGCTTCAAGCATAAAGTTATCAAAATCTTCATCATATTCCAGTCTAGGTGGATTTAAAGTTCATTCTATGAAAAATGGTTTTTACTTTGATATAGGAAAAAAAAGAGTTAATGTATCTAATAAAAGTAATTCAGTATTCATAAGAGAAGGCGTTGATATTAAAGAGTATTATTTTTCAGAAAAGTTTATGTTGTCAGATAATAGAGTAATTTTATCTAAGTCCCAATATAACTTACTTTTAAATAATATTGAGAACAGCTATGCTAGAAAAGTAAGGCTTGGAGAAGCTATAGACAGAGTAATGTATAATGACTATGTTACTATATATTCTGATGAAGACTTAACCAAACCTTTAGATAATGTGGATGTAGGCGATGATATTAGAGTTATAAATACTGTTTTAGATGGTAAGTTTAAAGTTTTAACCCCAGATGGAGAAGAAGGTTTTATTGATACTAGATTCGTTCGTATTCTAGATGAAAGTTTACCTCCTCATGTAGATAATATTGACATTAATTCTGACTATATAATTACAGTTTCTCAAGATAGTCAAAATATGAAAGTATATCTTAAAGATAAAAATAATAAGTACAAGCTATTAAAACAATCTGATATATCTACTGGGCTTGAAAATGAACATACACCAAATGGTATTTTTACAATAAAACAAAATAGAGGACCTTGGTTTTTCTCAGAGAGATATAAGTCAGGTGCAAAATACTTTGTAGAATTTAGGGGTAACTATTTGTTCCATAGTCTACCTTATACTGATGAAAAAACAATTGATCAATTGGAGTCTGATAAAATTGGAAGTAAGTCATCTACTGGATGTATAAGACTACCTATAAATTTTGCTAAATGGGTCTATGAAAATATTCCCGCTGATACATTAGTTATAATTGATAATGTTGATATTGATTTAGACGATATAGCCAATAATAAAAATATATAA
- a CDS encoding DUF3298 and DUF4163 domain-containing protein, translating to MKDNRLDDLKRQYNNTPIPEELDDLVRKSVEESRKNISRKNRFKNQIRAISSIAAGVTILTIGVNVSPSLAQSLSRVPVISGVVKVLTFKEYKVDEEKFNANIKVPKIEGLENKQLENSLNKKYLEENKKLYDTFMSDMEELKKNGGGHLGVDSGYEVKTDTDKILSIGRYEVNTVGSSSTTIKYDTIDKKKQLLITLPSLFKDERYINIISENIISQMKEEMKKDESKTYWIHTENDKEEVLAEAFEKIKKDQNFYINSDSKLVISFDKYDVAPGYMGTQEFVIPTKIISDILVSNEYIK from the coding sequence ATGAAGGACAATAGATTAGATGATTTAAAAAGACAATATAACAATACTCCAATTCCTGAAGAATTAGATGACTTAGTCAGAAAATCTGTAGAAGAAAGCAGAAAAAATATAAGTAGAAAGAATAGATTTAAAAATCAAATTAGAGCAATATCATCTATTGCAGCAGGTGTTACGATACTAACTATAGGGGTCAATGTTAGCCCATCACTTGCACAAAGTTTATCTAGAGTTCCAGTTATAAGTGGTGTTGTAAAAGTATTAACTTTTAAAGAGTACAAGGTAGACGAGGAAAAATTTAATGCAAATATTAAAGTTCCTAAGATAGAAGGACTAGAAAATAAACAATTAGAAAATAGTTTAAATAAAAAATATTTAGAAGAAAATAAAAAACTATATGATACTTTCATGTCTGATATGGAAGAACTAAAGAAAAATGGTGGAGGTCATTTGGGTGTCGATAGTGGATACGAGGTAAAGACGGATACTGATAAAATACTCTCTATAGGTCGTTATGAGGTAAATACTGTAGGCTCTTCTTCAACAACAATAAAATACGATACTATAGATAAAAAGAAACAATTATTAATCACATTACCAAGCTTGTTTAAAGATGAAAGATATATAAATATAATAAGTGAAAATATTATTAGTCAGATGAAAGAAGAAATGAAAAAAGATGAGAGTAAAACTTATTGGATTCATACGGAGAATGACAAAGAAGAAGTTCTTGCAGAAGCCTTTGAGAAGATAAAAAAAGATCAAAATTTCTATATAAATTCAGACAGTAAATTAGTAATTTCATTTGATAAATATGATGTTGCACCAGGTTATATGGGAACTCAAGAGTTTGTTATACCTACTAAGATAATATCTGACATATTGGTAAGTAATGAGTATATTAAATAA
- a CDS encoding sigma-70 family RNA polymerase sigma factor, whose product MKGAFYFNEEKNLEEEITDYVIKFKDNHYRLAYSYVRNSDDALDIVQESIYKAFSSIDSLKDASYIKTWFYRIIVNTSLDLLRKRKKVVAVEEDVLCRYDSGSLDSYEDIDLRKELDQLPDNYKSIIVLRYFEDCKIEEVAEILNLNINTVKTRLYQGLKKLRIKMDIKNGEEVKYEGQ is encoded by the coding sequence GTGAAAGGAGCATTTTATTTTAATGAGGAAAAAAATTTAGAAGAAGAGATAACGGACTATGTAATTAAATTTAAAGATAATCATTATAGACTAGCTTATAGTTATGTGAGAAATTCTGACGATGCACTGGATATAGTACAAGAATCTATATATAAGGCTTTCTCATCTATAGATTCCTTAAAAGATGCTAGTTATATAAAGACCTGGTTTTATAGAATTATAGTGAATACTTCACTAGATTTATTACGAAAGAGAAAAAAAGTAGTTGCAGTTGAAGAGGATGTCTTATGTAGATATGATTCTGGATCCTTAGACTCTTATGAAGATATTGATTTAAGAAAAGAATTAGATCAATTGCCGGATAATTATAAAAGCATAATAGTATTAAGATATTTTGAAGATTGTAAGATAGAGGAAGTTGCTGAAATTTTAAATTTAAATATAAATACTGTGAAGACTCGTTTATATCAAGGACTGAAGAAATTAAGAATAAAAATGGATATAAAAAATGGGGAGGAAGTTAAATATGAAGGACAATAG
- the panD gene encoding aspartate 1-decarboxylase, producing MLLNMLKSKIHRATVTEANLNYVGSITIDKTLLQKSGILPGERVQIVNNNNGSRLETYVIEGETDSGVICLNGAAARLVQPGDIVIIMAYCFVDEKEARELKPKILILDENNKVIEEISEEKHGEIL from the coding sequence ATGCTTTTAAATATGTTAAAATCTAAAATACACAGAGCTACAGTAACAGAAGCAAATCTTAATTATGTGGGAAGTATAACTATAGATAAAACACTTTTACAAAAATCAGGAATACTACCGGGTGAAAGGGTACAAATTGTAAATAATAACAATGGCTCAAGGCTTGAAACTTATGTCATAGAAGGTGAGACAGACAGTGGAGTTATATGCTTAAATGGTGCAGCAGCAAGATTAGTACAGCCTGGAGATATAGTTATAATAATGGCATATTGTTTTGTAGATGAAAAAGAAGCTAGAGAATTGAAACCTAAAATATTGATTTTAGATGAGAATAATAAAGTAATAGAGGAAATATCTGAAGAGAAACACGGTGAAATATTATAG
- the panC gene encoding pantoate--beta-alanine ligase, whose amino-acid sequence MSLIKTIDNLRSEIKNKSNGKTINIGFVPTMGYLHEGHLSLIKRAKKENDLVVVSVFVNPTQFGANEDLDNYPRDIETDYKLAIDSGADIVFNPEVEEMYRDGNSTYVIVEGEITKKLCGASRSTHFRGVTTVVAKLLNIVKPTNAYFGQKDAQQVAVIEKIVRDLDFDVNIIPCELIRENDGLALSSRNVYLSEEERDQALILSKSLFKAKELFLSGERNSKNLKGFIISKIKTKNLADIDYVEIVHPKTLESIDNIEEKALIALAVRFGKTRLIDNIYLEV is encoded by the coding sequence TTGAGTTTAATAAAAACAATAGATAATTTAAGAAGTGAAATAAAAAACAAATCAAATGGAAAAACTATAAATATAGGTTTTGTTCCAACAATGGGTTATCTACATGAAGGACATTTGTCTCTTATAAAAAGAGCAAAAAAAGAAAATGACTTAGTAGTCGTAAGTGTATTTGTAAATCCGACTCAATTTGGAGCAAATGAAGACTTAGATAATTATCCTAGAGATATAGAAACTGATTATAAGTTAGCTATAGATTCAGGAGCAGATATAGTGTTTAATCCAGAAGTTGAGGAAATGTATAGAGACGGTAACTCAACGTATGTAATTGTAGAAGGAGAAATAACTAAAAAACTATGCGGTGCATCTAGATCAACACATTTTAGAGGAGTAACTACTGTAGTAGCAAAGCTATTAAATATAGTTAAACCTACAAATGCATACTTTGGTCAAAAAGATGCACAGCAAGTAGCCGTAATAGAGAAGATAGTTAGAGATCTAGACTTTGATGTAAATATAATTCCTTGTGAATTAATAAGAGAAAATGATGGGTTAGCATTGAGCTCTAGAAACGTATATTTGAGTGAAGAAGAAAGAGATCAGGCATTAATACTTTCAAAGTCACTATTTAAAGCAAAAGAGCTATTTTTAAGTGGAGAAAGAAATTCCAAAAATCTAAAAGGTTTTATAATATCAAAAATAAAAACTAAGAACTTAGCAGATATTGATTATGTTGAGATAGTACATCCGAAAACATTAGAAAGTATAGATAATATAGAAGAAAAAGCACTAATCGCATTGGCAGTTAGATTTGGAAAAACTAGACTTATAGATAATATATATTTGGAGGTGTAG
- the panB gene encoding 3-methyl-2-oxobutanoate hydroxymethyltransferase — MKEKFTVNSFLESKRNNEKITVLTAYDYQMARLIDDAGIDCILVGDSLGMVVLGYENTLEVTLDDMIHHAKAVSRGVNRTFVVADMPFLSYHISVEESVRNAGRLIQEGKAHAVKLEGGIEVIDKIKAIINAKIPVLGHIGLTPQSVNMFGGFKVQGKDEERAKSIIKDALELEKAGVFGIVLEGIPEKLAKIITEKLTIPTIGIGAGNSCDGQVLVINDMLGMYDDFVPKFVKTYANLKDEIENGVKQYIREVKEIEFPGKEHTFNIDDDVLEKLY; from the coding sequence TTGAAAGAAAAGTTTACCGTAAATTCATTTTTGGAAAGTAAGAGGAATAATGAAAAGATAACAGTCCTTACAGCATATGACTATCAAATGGCAAGGCTAATAGATGATGCTGGAATAGACTGCATCCTTGTAGGAGACTCTTTGGGTATGGTAGTTTTAGGGTACGAAAATACACTAGAAGTTACATTAGATGATATGATTCATCATGCTAAAGCTGTCTCAAGGGGAGTAAATAGAACATTTGTAGTAGCTGATATGCCGTTCCTATCTTATCATATAAGCGTAGAAGAGTCAGTTAGAAATGCCGGTAGATTAATACAAGAAGGAAAGGCTCATGCAGTAAAACTAGAAGGTGGGATAGAAGTCATAGATAAAATAAAAGCGATTATTAATGCTAAGATACCAGTACTTGGACATATTGGACTAACACCACAATCTGTAAATATGTTCGGAGGATTTAAAGTACAAGGTAAGGATGAAGAAAGAGCTAAAAGTATAATAAAAGATGCGCTAGAGCTTGAGAAAGCAGGAGTATTCGGAATAGTTCTTGAAGGTATCCCAGAAAAACTAGCTAAAATTATAACTGAAAAGCTAACAATACCTACTATTGGAATTGGTGCTGGGAATAGCTGTGATGGTCAAGTATTAGTAATCAATGATATGTTAGGAATGTATGATGACTTTGTTCCTAAGTTCGTAAAGACATATGCTAATTTAAAAGATGAGATTGAAAACGGAGTTAAACAATATATCAGAGAAGTTAAAGAAATAGAATTTCCAGGTAAAGAACATACTTTTAATATAGATGATGATGTATTAGAAAAGCTTTATTAA
- the tnpA gene encoding IS200/IS605 family transposase, producing MKNYRRNQTTVSLINYHFVFCPRYRRKIFDIQNVEIRFKEIVKDICDKLEVEIIAIECDRDHTHMFLNCLPSLSPADIMQKIKGVSSKLIREEFVELSKMPSLWTRSYFVSTAGNVSSETIKKYVEEQKTRY from the coding sequence ATGAAAAATTATAGAAGGAATCAAACAACAGTATCATTAATTAATTATCATTTTGTATTCTGTCCTAGATATAGAAGGAAGATATTCGATATACAAAATGTAGAAATTAGATTTAAAGAAATAGTTAAAGACATATGCGATAAATTAGAAGTAGAAATTATAGCAATAGAATGTGATAGAGATCATACGCATATGTTTTTAAATTGTCTACCATCATTAAGTCCAGCTGACATAATGCAAAAGATAAAAGGAGTGAGTAGTAAACTCATTAGAGAAGAATTTGTAGAATTAAGTAAAATGCCTAGCCTATGGACTAGAAGTTATTTTGTATCAACTGCTGGAAACGTATCAAGTGAAACTATTAAGAAGTATGTAGAAGAACAAAAAACAAGATATTAG